The DNA window AACACGCCGGGGACCAGGAAGAGGATCGAAGGACGGACGCCCTTGAAGTGCACGGGCAAGAACGCGAGGCCGACCGCCGTCAGGAGCAGCGCCTGGATCAGCCCCGTGTACTTGCCGCCACCACGACCGAAGCCACCCCACGCCATGCCGTACACGGTAGCGTCGCTGCGTTGCAGGGCAAACCCGTCGCTCGGTGGCGAGGTCGCTCGGTGGCGAGAAGGGAGGGGAGGGCAGCGCGCGACGGCGTGCGCTTCAGTCGATCCGGTAGACGGGGGGCGCTGCGGGGTAGAGGGGGCGCAGGCCGCGCCGGGCGACGTCGGCGGCGCTGTCGGCCGGCTCGTCGAGATCCCACTCCAGGTAGAGCTTGTCGCCGTCGAAGCAGCCGAAGCTCGTGGAGATGCAGAGCAAGGGCTCGCGATCGATGGCGTAGCCGTTGCGCGCGACGTCGTGGCCGTAGATGGCGACGCGCGCGTTCGGATCGATGGCGCGCAGGAAGGAGCGGGCGCGCTCGGTGCTGGTGGTGCGCGCCCAGAGCAGGGCACCGAGGGCGCCTCGGTTCGCCATCTCCTCGAGGGGGACGTCGAAGAAGCCGTCGAGGGGCAAGCGCTCCAGGTCGTTGCGCGACTCGATGCGCGCGTGCGGTGCGGCGTGCAGCATGACCAGGTTGGCGCGCGGGGCCAGCGCCACGAACGGCCAGGTACACAGCCACTCGCGCATCGCCTGCGTGCCCTCGTAGCCGAGCAGGTCTTCGAGGCGCCGCGCCTCGTCGGGGAAGAACTTGGAGACGACGGGGCCGCCGACGTGGGCGTGCTCGTGGTTGCCGAGCAGGTAGTGCACCCGGCCCGGGTGGCGCTCGGCGAGGAGGCGGGCGCGCTCCAGCACCGTCCCGGAGTCGCCGAGGTAGTAGCTCCCCAGGTAGTCCGGCCACTGGGCCTCGCTCAGCTCGGGGCCGTGGACCAGGTCGCCGGTGATCACCAGCACGGCGCCGTCCCGCTTCCTGGCGGCCTCTTCGTAGATCTCTGCCACCCGATCGAAATCGGCGACATTGCCCTGCAGATCGGTGGCGACGA is part of the Chondromyces crocatus genome and encodes:
- a CDS encoding metallophosphoesterase yields the protein MRRVVVLPERGKLIVATDLQGNVADFDRVAEIYEEAARKRDGAVLVITGDLVHGPELSEAQWPDYLGSYYLGDSGTVLERARLLAERHPGRVHYLLGNHEHAHVGGPVVSKFFPDEARRLEDLLGYEGTQAMREWLCTWPFVALAPRANLVMLHAAPHARIESRNDLERLPLDGFFDVPLEEMANRGALGALLWARTTSTERARSFLRAIDPNARVAIYGHDVARNGYAIDREPLLCISTSFGCFDGDKLYLEWDLDEPADSAADVARRGLRPLYPAAPPVYRID